Part of the Halorhabdus utahensis DSM 12940 genome, CACTCAGATCATCGGCGTCGATCCCACCGCGAGCCGGCGAACTCGGCGAGGAGGAGGCCGATGCCGCCGGCGACCGCGGCGATACCCAGCGCGAGAACGACCGCGAGCGTCGGATATCGGCTGGCGACCAGCGCGAGGACCACGAGCGGGACCGCGACCAGCGCGATCGCCGCGGCGAAGACGGCGAATCGAGCCACGTCGAACAGTAGCGCCGTCGCCGACAGACCGGCCACCATCGCCGAAACACCGAAGACGTAGACCGCGACTGCCGGCAAGATGAGGATCCCGATGGCTACCTCGGCCACGGGAAACCAGACGGCTGCGACAGCGAGCACAGCGAGTCCGCCAGGCACGGCAAGCGCGAGGAAGGCCAGCAACTTCTCCCGAAAGAGTCGACGGGGCGCGAGCGGATAGCGATCGAACTCGGCGGCGTCGTCGAACTGGGTAATCCATGCGTAAGTCGTGAACGTCCCAAGGCCGAGCAACGTCCCGAACGCGATCCCGGGCGCGAGTTCGAGCCCCCCTGCGTCCGCGACAGCGACCAGTAGCCAGCCGGTGATTCCCCCGAACAGCGACAGCGAGAACAGCACCTTCCAGACCGAGCCACTCGATCGCGCCACTTCCCGGAGCGTCCGTCCGGCGACGCCGAATCCGACTGGCAACGGCGGAATTCGAGACGCCGTTTCGCTCGTCTCGATCGGCTCGAAGAATGCCAGCGCGATCGCCCCGCTGAGAACGATCGGGCCGACGACGCGCGCTCCGCTCCCGATGGACGGCTCCCCGTAGAGGCCCGCCGGCGTGAACGCGATCGGATCCACGTTCGCGAGGACAACGACGGCAACGAGGGCGCCGACACCCCCAAGCAGGGCGATCACTGATCTCGTTGCCACGGCGATCAGCCCGAGACTGACCGTCACGCCCATCCCAAACGCGAGCACGAGCGTCACCCACAGCAGACCCACGTCGAGCAGACTTCCGCCCTGGAAAAGGGCACGCGCGGCGTCAGCGAGCGCGATTGGGGCGAGAATCAACCCGGCGTAGTACAGCAGATCTTTCAGGAGGAACGTCGCGAGGACGCGTCGCCAGGAGACCGGCAGCGTCCGGGAACTGCCGACGAGCAGCGAGACGTCCCCAAGGACATTGCGCATCGCGTCCCGGCCGACAAGCCCGATCGTCCCGACCTGCAAACCAAGGAAAGCGACCACCGCGTGCAATCCGCCGACGACAGCCCCGCGCGCGACGCCCAGTTCGCCGAGCAACGTCAGTCCGGCAGCCCCGAGCACGAACATGACTGCCGGAAAGGCAGCGAAGCGCCGCCCGCCGAACAACTGAGCGTGGAGTCGCCACTCCTCGATGAGCATCGCCGAAAGCAGACTCACGAATCCGGACCCCCCTCGTTCGGTTCCGCCGCCACACCACCGGATCGGCCGGCTGCAATCGCCATGTCGCCGCCCTCGACAGTTTTCATGAAGTACGACAGGAGGTCATCGTCGTCGAACTCGGCCGTCTCCTGTGTCCCCTTTAGGTGTCCGCCGTCGAGGATGCCGACCCGATCGCAGAGGTCGGCAGCCACGTCGACGAAGTGCGTCGACAGAAACAGCGTGTTGCCGTTGTTACAGTAGGCGCGCAACTCGCGTTTGACTCGCTCCTGGAGGATTGGATCGAGATTGACCAGCGGTTCGTCGATGAACACCAGTTCGGGATCGTGAACGAACGTCCCCCCGAGCATGACGCGCTGGCGTTGGCCCTCGGAAAGGTCAGCGGCAACGGTATCCAGTGTTTCGCTGAACTCGAGACGATCGGCCCACCGCTCGATGCGATCGTCGATGTCGTCGAGTTCGCGCACGTCGCCGATAAACCGGAGATACTCCCGCGGCGTGAGGAAACTCGGCGGATCCTCGCGCTCGGGGAGAATGCCGACGACCTCGCGCACCTCGCGCGGGTTGGCGACGGGATCGATACCCAGCACGCTGGCAGTCCCGGCGTCAGGTTTGCGCTGGCCGGTCAGGATCTCGATCGTCGTGGTCTTGCCCGAGCCGTTCGGCCCGAGCAACCCGAAAAGCGCGCCCGACTCGACTGTGAGTGAGAGGTCAGCGAGTGCAGTGAGATCCCCATACTGTTTCGTGAGTCCGTCGGTCTCGATCGCCGGCACGGTCACTGCGCCCCCCGTAACGGAGTGACGATCGAAACATGCCGGGCGACCCGCAGTCCCGCGTCAATAGTGCCCATACCGATCGTGGGTGGGGCAACGCCCTTAGCTGTTTGGCCGCTGGGATCCGAACGGTTTTCTCTTTCCCGGGTCCAAATGTGGATATGAGTCGTCGACGGCGCGCGTATTATTATCTCGGTGCCTTCGCCGCCGTGACAATCCTCTATACGATCGCCTACGGGGCCGGCATGGCGGTCTTCGAAAGCGCCTCCCGGACGTTGACCGAGTCGCTGCTGGTGGTCGTCCAGTCCTTTACCACGACTGGCTACGGCGAGGACGCGGCCGCCTGGACCACTCCCCAGATGCGGCTGCTCGCGATCGCGATGCAGGTGACCGGCGTCTTCTTCGTGTTCATGGCCCTGCCGCTGTTCGTCGCGCCCTGGATCGAACAGCGACTGACGACGACTGTCCCCGATTCGATCGAGGACGCCGACGATCACGTCGTCATCTGCGGGTACACCCCGCGAACGGAGATGCTGATCGACGAGTTGCGGATGCTCGAGGAATCGTACGTCGTCATCGAACCGGACCGAGACACCGCGACCGACTATTACGAAGAGGGAATCGCGGTCATGCATGGCGATCCGGAGTCGATCGATTCTCTGACCGCTGCGGGCATCGAAGATGCACGTGCGCTTGTCGCCGATGTCAACGACGAAGTCAACGCCTCGATCGCACTCGCCGTCGATCAACTCGCCCCCGAGACCCGGACGATCACGTTCGTCGAGGACGCGACGCTCGCGGATTACCATCGCTACGCGGGGGCCGATCAAGTCTTCACACCACGACATCTGATCGGCGAAAGCCTGGCCCAGAAAGCCACGACGGCCGTCACCGACGAGGTCTCCGACGCCGTCGAGATCGGCGATGAGTTAGAGATCGTGGAGATTCCGATCGAGGCAGGGAGTGACCTCGTCGGGACCACCATCGGCGAGAGTCGCATCCGCGAGCGAACCGGCGCGAACGTCATCGGTGCGTGGTTCCGTGGCCAGTTTGTGAGTTCGCCATCGCCTGCGGATCGGATCAACGCCCGGACGGTCCTTTTGGTCGCCGGGCGTGAACCCCAACTCCAGGCCTTTCAGGAGCTTGCCAGCGCGAAGGCACGGCGACAGCGTCGCGGCCCCGTCCTCATCTGTGGCTACGGCGAAGTGGGATCGACAGTCAAACAGCGGGTTGTCAGGGCAGGATTGCCGGTGACCGTCATCGATCTCGACGAGAAGCCTGGTGTCGATGTCGTCGGCGATGCGACTGATCCCGACACGTTAGAGAAAGCTGATATCGACGAGGCAAGTTCGGTCGTGCTGGCGCTGCCGGATGACACGTCGGCGGTGTTCGCCTCGCTCGTCGTCCGACAACTCGAACCCGACGTCGAAGTGGTCGTCAGGGCCAACGAGACAGCCAACGTCCAGAAACTCTACCGCGCCGGGGCCGATTACGTGCTGGCGCTGGCAACCGTCAGCGGTCGAATGCTCGCCTCGACCATCTTCGGCGAGGACGTCATCACCTTCGATCAGGGCGTCGAAGTCGTCCGCCTCCCGGTCGGCACGCTTGCCGGCCAATCGATCGCATCAGCCGACATCAGGGCCGAGACCGGGTGTACCGTCATCGCGATCCAGCGAAACGGCGAGCTGATTACTGACTTCGATCCGACGTTCACGTTCGAAGACGACGACGAGATAATCGTCACTGGGCCGGACGACCGTGTCAGTGCGTTCACTGCATTAGTCGAGTGACCGCCAGTTCGGCCTCGACGGCCCATCAGTTCAGGAACTGTCTCGCTGCCCGATCGCCACCTGCAGCCGATCCGCGACGGCCTCCCGGAGACGATCAGCCTGCTCGGCGTCGATGTCCGCCGCGACCGCGTCCGTGCCCATCAGACTACTTGAGCCCGCTGTATCGACGATGACCGAGGCCAGCCGACGGCGACGCTGGAAGATCGTCCGCGAGGAGAGGACGGTCTGGACGCGGTAGGTCGGAACGATCGTGATCCGGCGCGACCAGAATCCGTTTCGCGTGAGTGCGTAATCCTCTCCCAAATGATAGCCGCGATGTCGCCACTTGTAGTGGGCCGCGACCGGCACGATTAGAAGGATCACGGCCGAAAAGTACCACGGCCCCGAAACATCTGGATGGAACGTCACTGCATAGGTTCCGGCGATGATGACGAGCGCGACCAGCAGGTATCTGACTGCGTAGCGCTCTCTCGCTCGTTTTGGCGGCCGTTCGAAGGTCACTTCGCCGAACGATTCGATCGAGCGGGCGAGTTCAACCACCCGGTCGCGTTCGGCAATCGGGATGGCCGACTGTGAGCGTGCGCCCGATCCCTGGCCGGGGGCGTATCCCGCCGTCTCGATCGTCAAGCTGGCGTAGCCCAGCCAGCGGGCGAGGACGTTCTCCCGGATCGACAGCGTCTGAACCTTCTCGACGGGGATCGATCCACTGTAGCGCTGGAGAAGCCCACGTTCGTAGCGGTACTCGTCGCCGTGGGTACCCAGCTGAAAATCGTAGTACTGTAACATCGAGATAATGCCACTGAGGATCGCCAACCCGACGATCGAACCGAACCCGACGAGTGGACCGATCAGAAACCACTGATCGATCTCCGGTAGTACACTGGTGATCGCCGCCGGACCGAATACCGATAACGCAACCAGAACCAGCGGGACCAATCGGAGATCCATCGACACGATCCCAAGAATGCCTAATTCACGGGGCGTGATCGAATACAGAGTCTCCGCGGAGTGATCGTCGGCCTCCTCGCCCGCGTCGGGTTCATCGGCGCGCTTGTGACGTCCGACTTCCTCCTGGAGGCGGCCCGCCTCCTCGCGGTTGACGTAGGAAAGCTGAGCTTCGGT contains:
- a CDS encoding ABC transporter ATP-binding protein; the encoded protein is MPAIETDGLTKQYGDLTALADLSLTVESGALFGLLGPNGSGKTTTIEILTGQRKPDAGTASVLGIDPVANPREVREVVGILPEREDPPSFLTPREYLRFIGDVRELDDIDDRIERWADRLEFSETLDTVAADLSEGQRQRVMLGGTFVHDPELVFIDEPLVNLDPILQERVKRELRAYCNNGNTLFLSTHFVDVAADLCDRVGILDGGHLKGTQETAEFDDDDLLSYFMKTVEGGDMAIAAGRSGGVAAEPNEGGPDS
- a CDS encoding potassium channel family protein; protein product: MSRRRRAYYYLGAFAAVTILYTIAYGAGMAVFESASRTLTESLLVVVQSFTTTGYGEDAAAWTTPQMRLLAIAMQVTGVFFVFMALPLFVAPWIEQRLTTTVPDSIEDADDHVVICGYTPRTEMLIDELRMLEESYVVIEPDRDTATDYYEEGIAVMHGDPESIDSLTAAGIEDARALVADVNDEVNASIALAVDQLAPETRTITFVEDATLADYHRYAGADQVFTPRHLIGESLAQKATTAVTDEVSDAVEIGDELEIVEIPIEAGSDLVGTTIGESRIRERTGANVIGAWFRGQFVSSPSPADRINARTVLLVAGREPQLQAFQELASAKARRQRRGPVLICGYGEVGSTVKQRVVRAGLPVTVIDLDEKPGVDVVGDATDPDTLEKADIDEASSVVLALPDDTSAVFASLVVRQLEPDVEVVVRANETANVQKLYRAGADYVLALATVSGRMLASTIFGEDVITFDQGVEVVRLPVGTLAGQSIASADIRAETGCTVIAIQRNGELITDFDPTFTFEDDDEIIVTGPDDRVSAFTALVE
- a CDS encoding PH domain-containing protein, with the translated sequence MRLDPLSIPYRIAENSARIGGAIVVAGIAGSGGSGGNMLQGAAIFLGIAAIGVALVAGWEIAYHRRFRYELTADTFDIESGVFSRRDREIPYRRIQNVDIRQNVVQRLLGIAEVRLETAGGGQTEAQLSYVNREEAGRLQEEVGRHKRADEPDAGEEADDHSAETLYSITPRELGILGIVSMDLRLVPLVLVALSVFGPAAITSVLPEIDQWFLIGPLVGFGSIVGLAILSGIISMLQYYDFQLGTHGDEYRYERGLLQRYSGSIPVEKVQTLSIRENVLARWLGYASLTIETAGYAPGQGSGARSQSAIPIAERDRVVELARSIESFGEVTFERPPKRARERYAVRYLLVALVIIAGTYAVTFHPDVSGPWYFSAVILLIVPVAAHYKWRHRGYHLGEDYALTRNGFWSRRITIVPTYRVQTVLSSRTIFQRRRRLASVIVDTAGSSSLMGTDAVAADIDAEQADRLREAVADRLQVAIGQRDSS